A part of Paenibacillus sp. 481 genomic DNA contains:
- a CDS encoding pyridoxal phosphate-dependent aminotransferase: MTSFSDQTFHIKAAKRMDRLPTQFFAQLVQKTNARIAEGHDVINLGQGNPDLPTPSNIVAALQEAAANPMYHRYPPFSGYRFLKEAVATRYKEDYNVVLDPDTEVAVLFGGKTGLVEISQILLDKGDVCLVPDPGYPDYWSGVALAEAEMVMMPLEASNAFLPDYSALSAADLERAKLMFLNYPNNPTSATAPLSFYEDTVQFAAKHNIVVASDFAYGAIGFDGQQPISFLQTPGAKEVGVEFYTMSKTYNMAGWRVAFAVGNAEIIRLINLMQDHMYVSLFGAVQAAAATALTDSQQSVRDLSATYERRRNALFAGLEQIGWQATKPAGSFFAWLPVPAGYTSATFADIVLEQANVVVAPGIGFGKHGEGYVRVGLLSSEERLVEAVTRIGQLKLF; encoded by the coding sequence ATGACTTCATTTTCAGATCAAACGTTTCACATTAAAGCTGCGAAACGGATGGATAGACTTCCGACCCAATTTTTTGCACAGCTCGTACAAAAAACGAACGCGCGCATCGCTGAAGGACACGATGTCATTAATCTCGGTCAAGGCAATCCAGACTTGCCGACGCCGTCAAATATTGTAGCAGCGCTGCAAGAAGCTGCAGCCAATCCGATGTATCACCGCTACCCTCCTTTTAGCGGATACCGCTTTTTGAAGGAGGCCGTCGCAACACGCTACAAAGAAGACTATAATGTCGTATTAGATCCAGATACAGAAGTAGCCGTATTGTTTGGCGGCAAAACAGGGTTAGTTGAAATAAGTCAAATTTTGCTCGACAAGGGCGATGTCTGCCTCGTCCCTGACCCCGGATATCCCGATTATTGGTCCGGTGTCGCGTTAGCTGAAGCCGAAATGGTAATGATGCCGCTTGAAGCATCCAACGCTTTTTTACCTGATTACAGCGCCCTGTCAGCAGCTGACCTTGAGCGAGCTAAGCTAATGTTTTTGAATTATCCGAACAACCCGACGTCGGCTACCGCCCCTCTCTCATTCTATGAGGACACGGTGCAATTCGCTGCCAAGCACAACATTGTCGTTGCGAGTGATTTTGCCTATGGCGCAATCGGTTTCGACGGTCAGCAGCCAATAAGCTTCCTTCAAACACCTGGCGCGAAAGAGGTCGGCGTCGAGTTCTACACGATGTCGAAGACATATAACATGGCAGGCTGGCGTGTCGCTTTTGCAGTTGGCAACGCAGAAATTATTCGCCTGATTAATTTAATGCAAGATCATATGTACGTTAGCTTATTCGGTGCTGTGCAAGCCGCTGCTGCTACAGCGCTTACCGATTCGCAGCAAAGCGTACGTGATTTAAGCGCTACGTACGAACGGCGCCGCAACGCGTTGTTCGCCGGTCTAGAGCAGATAGGCTGGCAAGCGACCAAGCCAGCTGGTTCATTCTTTGCTTGGCTGCCGGTGCCAGCAGGATACACTTCAGCAACTTTTGCAGATATTGTGCTTGAGCAAGCAAATGTCGTTGTCGCCCCAGGAATCGGCTTTGGTAAGCATGGTGAAGGATATGTCCGTGTCGGCTTACTATCCAGTGAAGAACGACTCGTTGAAGCGGTGACTCGAATCGGACAATTGAAGTTATTTTAG
- a CDS encoding 4'-phosphopantetheinyl transferase family protein produces MMVNICAINVQQPLHDEQFERLMKLVTAEKRQRIKKYLRLEDAQRSLVADVLARQMLCEQLKASNKDLHFDTNAYGKPILRDVEHVHFNVSHSGDWVVAAVNHLPVGIDVEHIQHIDLGIAERFFSPAESVDLFRQPIKQRQTYFYSIWTLKESYIKAVGMGLSIPLDHFSIRDLGDAFELISEQYPTSFTFKQYEIDAHYKCSVCASEANLGDFPRTINVIDLNEWVDAITNRL; encoded by the coding sequence ATGATGGTTAATATTTGTGCGATAAATGTGCAGCAGCCGTTGCACGACGAACAATTTGAACGACTGATGAAGCTTGTAACCGCGGAAAAAAGACAAAGAATCAAGAAATATCTCAGATTAGAAGATGCACAGCGTTCTTTGGTTGCTGATGTGTTGGCAAGGCAAATGTTGTGTGAACAGTTAAAAGCCTCAAACAAAGACCTTCACTTCGATACCAATGCATATGGAAAGCCGATATTACGGGATGTAGAGCACGTTCATTTTAATGTTTCGCATTCGGGGGATTGGGTAGTTGCAGCCGTAAATCATCTTCCCGTCGGTATTGATGTCGAACACATTCAACATATCGATCTAGGCATTGCCGAGCGATTTTTCTCGCCAGCAGAAAGTGTTGACTTATTCAGACAGCCCATCAAGCAAAGACAGACTTATTTTTATAGTATATGGACATTAAAAGAAAGTTATATTAAAGCGGTTGGAATGGGTCTTTCAATACCGTTGGATCATTTTTCGATTAGGGATCTAGGGGATGCATTTGAACTCATAAGTGAGCAATATCCAACTTCGTTTACGTTCAAGCAATATGAGATTGATGCACATTATAAATGCTCGGTATGCGCTAGTGAAGCGAATTTAGGTGATTTTCCGCGCACGATAAACGTTATCGATTTAAACGAGTGGGTAGATGCAATTACGAACCGTTTGTAG
- the proB gene encoding glutamate 5-kinase → MQRIVVKIGSSSLTSDHGGLNRDFIGFYVREMMSLIESGAQVVVVTSGAVAAGFTHIGYEQRPKLLHEKQAAAAVGQALLMRAYQEQFQQFNVPVAQILLTRTDFASRKRGQNAHMTIEELLRQGVVPIINENDTVSVEELKFGDNDSLSALVANLVHATRLVIITDTDGLYTADPRHDPNAKRFDRVEQITDEIYAYAGGSGSSVGTGGMRSKLDAARIAMRGGVPAFIGKVSETADLLAAVQGQGKGTYFDSHLHALPMKKQWLGFHSTPQGRVFVDDGAEQALTDKGSSLLPAGVHEVIGDFHPGDVIEVFGTNGRTIGRGIVNYGAAQLRIAAGWSSEEVLKRLEVPRIEVIHRDEWVTLK, encoded by the coding sequence ATGCAACGAATCGTAGTCAAAATTGGAAGTAGTTCTTTGACATCCGACCACGGCGGACTGAACCGAGACTTTATCGGTTTCTATGTTCGTGAAATGATGTCATTAATTGAAAGTGGTGCTCAAGTCGTTGTCGTGACCTCAGGGGCAGTCGCCGCTGGATTCACACATATTGGATATGAACAACGACCGAAGCTTCTTCATGAAAAACAGGCAGCAGCCGCAGTCGGGCAAGCTCTGCTCATGCGTGCTTACCAAGAACAGTTCCAACAGTTTAACGTGCCTGTGGCACAAATCTTGCTCACGCGGACAGACTTCGCCAGCCGCAAGCGCGGCCAAAATGCGCATATGACCATTGAAGAGCTGCTCAGACAAGGCGTCGTCCCTATCATTAACGAAAACGACACCGTTTCCGTAGAAGAACTTAAATTTGGCGACAACGACTCCTTGTCCGCGCTTGTTGCTAACTTAGTACACGCAACACGCCTCGTCATCATCACAGACACAGACGGCCTGTACACGGCTGACCCCCGTCACGATCCGAACGCCAAACGCTTTGACCGTGTAGAGCAGATTACGGATGAAATTTACGCCTATGCAGGTGGATCTGGCTCTAGCGTTGGGACTGGCGGAATGCGCTCCAAGCTGGATGCTGCGCGAATAGCCATGCGTGGTGGCGTACCCGCGTTTATCGGTAAAGTAAGCGAGACAGCTGATTTACTCGCCGCAGTACAAGGGCAAGGAAAAGGAACATACTTTGACTCCCACCTGCACGCATTACCGATGAAAAAACAATGGCTTGGCTTTCACTCCACGCCACAAGGCCGCGTCTTTGTCGATGACGGCGCGGAGCAAGCGCTAACGGACAAAGGCTCCAGCCTACTACCAGCTGGCGTGCATGAAGTAATCGGTGATTTTCACCCTGGTGATGTCATCGAAGTATTTGGCACGAACGGCCGTACAATTGGCCGCGGCATCGTCAACTACGGCGCTGCCCAACTGCGGATTGCAGCGGGTTGGTCAAGCGAGGAAGTGCTTAAACGGCTAGAAGTTCCACGGATCGAAGTTATTCATCGTGACGAATGGGTTACATTAAAATAA
- a CDS encoding glutamate-5-semialdehyde dehydrogenase: protein MSEVRQKATLAKQAAFAMNRLSTEAKDAALLKMADYLQERAESIIEANKLDLQYGEQQGTSPSLLDRLALTEERIDDIAEALRQIVELPDPVGDVLDTIKRPNGLHIEKTRVPLGVIGIIYEARPNVTVDAAGLCLKTGNAVVLRGGSAALHSNRRIVEVLKEALATTELPVDALQLIEDPNRSSVDEMLKLNGLLDVIIPRGGASLIQNVVSNATVPVIETGAGICHTFIDETADPDMAESIAFNAKVQRPSVCNSMETLLVHRVYAERYLTGLLEGFNVRNVEIRGCERTVPFAPWAIAASEQDFATEYNDYILNVRVVESLDEALEHIAQYGTKHSECIVTTTVAHAERFLQEVDAAAVYHNASTRFTDGFEFGFGAEIGISTQKLHARGPMGLPALTSSKYRIYGDGQIRV, encoded by the coding sequence ATGAGCGAGGTACGACAAAAAGCAACCTTAGCCAAGCAAGCTGCATTCGCGATGAATCGCTTATCTACTGAAGCAAAGGACGCAGCGCTGCTCAAAATGGCCGATTACTTGCAAGAACGAGCTGAGTCTATTATCGAAGCTAACAAGTTAGATTTACAATATGGTGAGCAACAAGGCACTAGTCCTTCCTTGTTAGACAGACTTGCCTTAACCGAAGAACGCATTGACGACATCGCGGAAGCGTTGCGGCAAATTGTAGAACTGCCCGATCCGGTTGGCGATGTGTTGGATACGATTAAACGCCCTAACGGATTGCACATTGAAAAAACACGTGTTCCGCTTGGCGTCATCGGCATTATTTATGAAGCACGCCCTAACGTAACCGTGGATGCGGCAGGTTTATGCTTGAAGACCGGCAATGCGGTCGTCTTGCGTGGAGGTTCCGCTGCTTTGCACTCCAACCGACGTATCGTTGAAGTACTGAAAGAAGCGTTAGCCACAACAGAGTTGCCTGTCGATGCACTTCAGCTCATTGAAGACCCAAATCGTTCATCCGTAGACGAGATGTTAAAGCTGAACGGTTTGCTTGATGTCATCATTCCACGTGGAGGCGCCTCGCTCATTCAAAATGTGGTCAGCAATGCCACCGTGCCCGTTATCGAAACAGGCGCTGGTATTTGTCATACGTTTATTGACGAGACCGCTGATCCGGATATGGCTGAGTCGATTGCGTTTAACGCCAAAGTACAACGCCCATCGGTATGCAACTCGATGGAAACGCTGCTCGTGCACCGTGTGTACGCAGAACGGTACTTAACAGGCTTGCTAGAGGGCTTTAACGTACGTAATGTCGAAATTCGCGGTTGTGAGCGCACCGTACCTTTTGCACCATGGGCTATCGCCGCTTCCGAGCAAGATTTTGCTACAGAGTATAACGATTATATTTTAAATGTACGCGTCGTTGAATCGCTGGATGAAGCACTTGAGCATATTGCGCAATACGGTACGAAGCATTCGGAATGTATCGTAACCACAACGGTTGCACACGCTGAACGCTTCTTGCAAGAGGTCGACGCAGCGGCTGTATATCATAACGCCTCTACTCGCTTCACAGATGGCTTTGAATTTGGCTTTGGAGCGGAAATTGGCATTAGTACGCAAAAGTTACATGCTCGTGGACCAATGGGCTTACCTGCGCTTACTTCTAGCAAATACCGTATTTATGGAGATGGACAAATTCGCGTATAA
- the mtnB gene encoding methylthioribulose 1-phosphate dehydratase — MTTTDLTLTLEQKQRALQELRSIKEQFAARNWFPGTSGNLSIRVGDIQDERFQFAITASGKDKSVHTPEDFLFVNEHGTATETTGLKPSAETLIHCEIYRMTGCGAIFHVHTIWNTIVSDLFWERGAVPVQGVELIKAFNIWEDEAHIDVPIVPNYTHIPSIIPYVTDKLNPVVPGILLRKHGIYAWGANAFEAKRHLEAFEFLFEYVYRMEALRRGVNTN; from the coding sequence ATGACGACTACCGATTTAACATTAACATTGGAGCAAAAACAACGAGCTTTGCAGGAGCTACGATCCATAAAGGAACAATTTGCAGCACGGAATTGGTTCCCGGGGACGAGCGGAAACTTGTCGATTCGGGTTGGCGACATTCAAGATGAACGCTTTCAATTTGCGATCACAGCTAGTGGTAAAGATAAATCGGTACATACGCCAGAGGACTTTTTGTTCGTGAATGAGCACGGCACAGCTACCGAGACAACGGGATTAAAGCCGAGCGCGGAAACGCTTATTCATTGCGAAATATATCGTATGACGGGGTGCGGTGCTATTTTTCATGTCCATACGATCTGGAATACGATTGTGTCTGATCTATTCTGGGAGCGCGGTGCAGTTCCTGTACAAGGCGTTGAGCTTATTAAAGCGTTTAATATTTGGGAGGATGAAGCCCATATCGATGTGCCGATCGTTCCCAATTATACGCATATTCCGAGCATCATCCCTTATGTTACAGACAAGCTTAATCCGGTTGTTCCTGGTATTTTGTTACGCAAGCATGGCATTTATGCATGGGGAGCAAATGCTTTTGAAGCAAAGCGTCATTTAGAAGCATTTGAGTTTCTGTTTGAGTATGTGTATCGGATGGAAGCGTTGCGCAGAGGTGTGAACACGAACTAA
- the asnS gene encoding asparagine--tRNA ligase — protein sequence MATTSVIREVSRHVDSEVRIGCWLHNKRSSGKIQFLQLRDGTGYIQGVVVKSDVAEEIWETAKSLTQESSMYVTGVIREEPRSKSGYEMTVTGVEIIQLTQDYPITPKEHGVDYLMDNRHLWIRAPKQRAILTIRGEIIRAIQQFFDDRSFTLVDPPILTPSSCEGTTNLFHTKYFEEDAFLTQSGQLYMEAAAMALGKVYSFGPTFRAEKSKTRRHLIEFWMIEPEMAFVDHEESLRVQEQFVAHVVQSVVKNCRAELETLERDISKLEKIVAPFPRITYDDAIKFLQEQGFDIPWGEDFGAPHETAIAEKYETPVFITHYPTEIKAFYMKPDPNRPDVVLCADMIAPEGYGEIIGGSQRIDDPALMEERFREHELSTEAYQWYLDLRKYGSVPHSGFGLGLERTVAWICGLDHVRETIAFPRTLYRLYP from the coding sequence ATGGCGACGACAAGTGTCATCCGCGAAGTAAGCCGTCATGTGGACAGCGAAGTTCGCATTGGATGCTGGCTTCACAACAAGCGTTCCAGCGGTAAAATTCAATTTTTACAGCTGCGCGACGGAACAGGCTATATTCAAGGTGTAGTCGTGAAAAGCGATGTAGCAGAAGAGATTTGGGAAACGGCAAAGAGCTTAACGCAAGAAAGCTCGATGTATGTAACAGGCGTTATTCGTGAAGAACCACGTTCGAAATCCGGCTATGAAATGACGGTAACGGGCGTAGAAATTATTCAGTTGACGCAAGATTACCCGATCACACCGAAAGAGCATGGTGTTGACTACTTGATGGACAATCGCCATTTGTGGATTCGTGCGCCAAAACAGCGCGCAATCTTGACGATTCGTGGCGAGATTATTCGTGCGATTCAGCAGTTCTTTGATGATCGTTCGTTTACATTGGTGGATCCGCCAATTTTGACGCCATCTTCCTGCGAAGGAACAACGAACTTGTTCCATACGAAATACTTTGAAGAAGACGCGTTCTTGACGCAAAGCGGCCAGTTGTACATGGAAGCTGCGGCAATGGCGCTCGGTAAAGTATACTCGTTCGGACCGACGTTCCGCGCTGAGAAATCCAAAACTCGTCGTCACTTAATCGAGTTCTGGATGATCGAGCCAGAAATGGCGTTCGTGGATCATGAAGAGAGCTTGCGCGTGCAAGAGCAATTCGTGGCACATGTTGTGCAATCGGTCGTGAAAAACTGTCGTGCGGAATTGGAAACGTTAGAGCGTGATATTTCGAAGCTTGAAAAAATCGTTGCTCCGTTCCCACGCATTACGTATGATGACGCGATTAAATTTTTGCAAGAGCAAGGTTTCGACATCCCTTGGGGTGAAGACTTCGGTGCTCCGCACGAAACAGCGATTGCGGAAAAATACGAAACACCAGTATTTATTACGCATTATCCAACCGAAATTAAAGCATTCTATATGAAGCCAGATCCTAACCGTCCGGACGTTGTATTGTGTGCAGACATGATCGCTCCAGAGGGCTATGGTGAAATTATCGGTGGATCTCAGCGTATCGACGATCCTGCGTTGATGGAAGAGCGCTTCCGTGAGCATGAATTGTCTACTGAAGCGTACCAATGGTACCTTGATTTGCGCAAATACGGTTCTGTGCCTCACTCCGGCTTTGGCCTTGGGTTAGAGCGTACAGTGGCTTGGATTTGCGGTCTTGACCACGTTCGTGAAACGATTGCGTTCCCACGTACGTTGTACCGTTTGTATCCGTAA
- the proC gene encoding pyrroline-5-carboxylate reductase, with protein sequence MEEPVQQSELELESFRALRFTFYGAGSMAEAFVRGMLERGLTSADRIGMLNRSNQERLSELHNRYGVRVANTTIEKEELLGIADIVVLAMKPKDAAGAIAELRPLLRPGTLIISVIAGLSLATMQHLLGQCPIVRTMPNTSSTIGLGATGVCTSVEVSDEQRQAALTMLRAVGIVIETDEPLIDTVTGLSGSGPAYVYYMMEAMIEAGVKGGLTPEQARELTMQTVRGAGEMVRVTGEQPSDLRRKVTSPNGTTQAALAVLDDYRFTEGIQSAVHRARERAQEMGEQIGRDIR encoded by the coding sequence ATGGAAGAGCCAGTACAGCAATCTGAATTGGAGCTTGAGTCGTTTCGAGCGCTTCGCTTCACCTTTTATGGTGCCGGATCTATGGCTGAAGCATTTGTCCGCGGGATGCTTGAACGCGGATTAACGAGCGCAGACCGCATCGGCATGTTAAATCGCAGCAATCAGGAACGGTTGTCCGAATTGCACAATCGCTATGGGGTACGCGTTGCTAATACAACAATCGAAAAAGAAGAACTGTTAGGTATCGCCGATATCGTTGTTCTAGCCATGAAGCCAAAGGATGCGGCAGGAGCAATTGCAGAACTTCGACCTTTGCTTCGTCCTGGCACTCTCATTATTTCCGTCATTGCCGGACTTTCGCTTGCAACGATGCAACACCTACTTGGCCAATGTCCGATTGTGCGCACGATGCCTAACACATCAAGTACGATTGGGCTTGGTGCTACAGGTGTATGTACATCTGTCGAAGTCAGTGATGAACAGCGGCAAGCGGCACTAACGATGCTGCGTGCCGTTGGCATTGTGATTGAAACGGACGAACCGCTAATTGATACGGTTACTGGGCTTTCCGGCAGTGGACCTGCTTATGTATACTATATGATGGAAGCGATGATCGAGGCTGGTGTGAAAGGCGGACTGACACCCGAGCAAGCCCGAGAGCTGACCATGCAAACGGTGCGCGGTGCGGGTGAAATGGTTCGTGTAACTGGTGAGCAACCATCAGATCTGCGACGGAAGGTAACATCCCCGAACGGAACAACTCAAGCAGCGCTTGCAGTACTAGACGATTATCGCTTTACCGAAGGCATTCAATCTGCTGTACATCGTGCACGCGAGCGTGCACAAGAAATGGGAGAACAAATTGGGAGGGATATTCGATGA
- a CDS encoding 2,3-diketo-5-methylthiopentyl-1-phosphate enolase, translated as MSDRAVATYRLYDDRADFHKKAEGIAVGLTVGSWTDLPEAKRASMAQHLGQVVSVTVYESDLPGERYADIAVSYPDLNISRDLPALLVTVFGKLSMDGRIKLIDLQWSASFEQAFTGPKFGITGIRQLLDVQDRPLLMSIFKSVIGHDLPTLKEQFLQQALGGVDIIKDDEILFENPLTPIDQRVRACMEAAQQAEQITGKKLLYAANLTGSTFGLRDQALRAIDAGANALLFNVLSYGYDVLHALSNDPDIQVPIAAHPALAGAIYPSPHQGIAAPLLLGKLMRLAGADLVLFPSPYGSVTMPREETQAIKAALLDESYTKVRTSLPVPSAGIHPGLVPLIVRDFGIDVVVNAGGGIHGHPQGTAAGGRAFTQAIEAVLQETDLHTFAESNEELRTALQLWGS; from the coding sequence ATGAGTGATCGCGCTGTCGCGACATACCGCCTATATGACGACCGGGCTGATTTTCACAAGAAGGCGGAAGGCATCGCTGTCGGCTTAACCGTTGGCAGCTGGACCGATTTACCGGAAGCAAAGCGGGCATCGATGGCACAACATCTCGGTCAAGTCGTGTCGGTTACGGTATATGAATCCGACCTGCCTGGTGAGCGGTACGCAGATATTGCAGTCTCGTACCCTGACCTTAATATTAGTCGCGATTTGCCTGCTTTACTCGTGACGGTATTCGGCAAGTTATCTATGGACGGTCGAATCAAGCTTATAGACCTACAATGGTCCGCTTCATTTGAACAGGCATTTACAGGGCCTAAATTCGGTATTACAGGCATACGCCAACTGCTAGATGTTCAGGATCGTCCTCTCTTAATGAGCATTTTCAAATCAGTAATTGGTCATGATTTACCAACACTGAAGGAGCAATTTTTACAGCAAGCCTTAGGTGGCGTCGATATCATTAAGGACGACGAAATCTTGTTCGAGAACCCGCTCACGCCGATTGACCAGCGTGTCCGTGCTTGTATGGAAGCGGCTCAACAAGCGGAACAGATCACTGGCAAAAAGCTGCTTTACGCAGCTAACTTAACGGGATCTACGTTCGGTTTACGTGATCAGGCGCTACGTGCAATTGATGCCGGAGCGAATGCGCTGCTCTTTAACGTACTTAGCTATGGCTATGACGTATTACACGCGCTTAGTAACGACCCGGATATTCAGGTGCCGATTGCAGCTCATCCAGCCCTAGCTGGCGCGATTTACCCTTCGCCACATCAAGGCATTGCAGCACCGTTATTGCTCGGTAAGCTTATGCGTCTTGCCGGGGCGGATCTCGTATTGTTCCCGTCCCCTTATGGCTCGGTTACGATGCCTCGTGAAGAGACGCAAGCGATTAAAGCCGCGCTGTTGGACGAGAGCTACACGAAGGTGCGCACTAGCTTGCCTGTGCCTTCAGCGGGCATTCATCCTGGGCTTGTTCCGTTGATCGTGCGCGATTTCGGAATCGACGTTGTCGTCAATGCCGGCGGTGGCATTCACGGTCACCCACAAGGAACTGCCGCAGGCGGACGAGCCTTCACGCAAGCCATTGAGGCTGTATTGCAAGAAACCGATTTACATACTTTTGCCGAAAGCAATGAGGAATTACGCACTGCCTTACAACTTTGGGGGAGCTGA
- a CDS encoding type IV secretion system protein VirB6, with product MKRQLRAIYAGEGSNSIMKLKSRFAYCITLFTMFCLLNGILGISGIADNYVHAMKPEVNSSLPPVQLFDMRQERIVKTIPNTEQFQTEAKKWLASTTGLSPQISIGERCGYIVRIPLRGAVSVPLQNASLSVNDVFLLYCPDKEPLLLVFSADRKPFMLQFSANVKPFMEQLLQPSSPGSTRE from the coding sequence ATGAAGCGCCAACTGCGCGCAATCTATGCAGGTGAAGGGAGCAACTCCATTATGAAACTTAAATCGCGTTTTGCGTACTGTATTACTCTGTTCACGATGTTCTGTCTGCTGAATGGTATCCTCGGCATAAGCGGCATCGCTGACAACTACGTTCACGCTATGAAGCCAGAGGTGAACAGTAGCTTGCCACCTGTTCAGCTGTTTGATATGCGCCAAGAACGGATCGTTAAAACTATACCTAACACCGAACAATTCCAAACCGAAGCTAAAAAATGGTTAGCGTCCACCACAGGACTCTCGCCACAAATTTCAATCGGCGAGCGTTGCGGATACATTGTGCGCATCCCGCTACGCGGAGCCGTTTCCGTGCCGTTGCAGAATGCATCACTGTCTGTAAATGATGTATTTCTGCTCTACTGCCCTGACAAGGAGCCGTTGCTGCTCGTATTTTCAGCCGATCGCAAACCGTTTATGCTCCAATTCAGTGCCAATGTTAAACCGTTTATGGAACAGCTCCTTCAGCCTTCATCGCCAGGGTCGACTCGCGAATAG
- a CDS encoding DnaD domain-containing protein, whose amino-acid sequence MSEEAFRTFAKGMAMGMQTGQVQVPYPLIKHARQLHLSDTDVMLVIQLISYKQQEFIDFPTIDELQARMGSAPDAVITSLQKMMKEGLLAIDEEIDPETDIQYERYNLNGLWEKLGLVMAEEVRAERQRQRAATASESDKPNLFDIFEKEFGRPLSPMECETIAGWIDQDRYQEDLILLALKEAVFAGKIHFRYIDRILLEWSRNRVRTIEEAKAHSQKFRNSR is encoded by the coding sequence GTGAGCGAAGAAGCTTTTCGCACCTTTGCAAAAGGAATGGCTATGGGGATGCAGACAGGGCAAGTGCAAGTGCCTTATCCGCTAATTAAACACGCCCGCCAATTGCACCTGTCCGATACAGACGTCATGCTAGTCATTCAGCTTATTAGTTACAAACAACAGGAGTTTATTGACTTTCCGACTATAGACGAGCTACAAGCAAGGATGGGTTCGGCGCCAGATGCTGTCATTACATCGTTGCAGAAAATGATGAAAGAAGGACTTCTGGCGATTGATGAAGAAATTGATCCGGAAACGGACATTCAATATGAACGCTACAATTTGAACGGTTTATGGGAGAAGCTTGGGCTTGTAATGGCCGAGGAAGTACGTGCAGAGCGGCAGCGTCAACGGGCTGCAACAGCATCAGAATCAGACAAGCCGAATTTATTTGACATTTTTGAAAAAGAGTTTGGTAGGCCGTTGTCTCCCATGGAATGCGAAACGATCGCAGGCTGGATCGATCAGGATCGTTACCAAGAAGATCTTATCTTGTTAGCGCTTAAGGAAGCAGTATTTGCTGGTAAAATACATTTTCGATATATCGATCGTATCTTGCTCGAATGGAGTCGCAATCGTGTGCGAACTATTGAAGAGGCTAAAGCGCATTCGCAAAAATTCCGTAACAGCCGTTAA
- a CDS encoding 2-hydroxy-3-keto-5-methylthiopentenyl-1-phosphate phosphatase codes for MTTNPTTRRKRVIFCDFDGTITANDNIVALIKHYSPDGWEVIVKDIIEERKPIRQGVGELFALLPSSLRDEAISQAIAQAQIRDGFAEFIQFCADEDIEFYVTSGGIDFFVYPLLEPFGIPRERIYCNGSDFSGERIRITWPHACEEPCTNECGMCKTTIVRRFPASEYERIVIGDSVTDFAAAKIVDFVYARAQLIDKCKLLNLNYSPFTTFYDIMNHMKK; via the coding sequence ATGACAACGAATCCGACAACTAGACGCAAGCGGGTCATCTTTTGTGATTTTGATGGTACGATAACGGCGAATGACAATATTGTTGCACTAATTAAACATTATAGCCCTGATGGTTGGGAAGTCATTGTAAAAGACATCATTGAAGAGCGCAAGCCGATTCGTCAAGGCGTAGGAGAGCTGTTTGCCCTACTCCCCTCTTCGCTACGTGACGAGGCTATCTCACAGGCGATTGCGCAAGCGCAAATTCGGGACGGATTCGCAGAATTCATCCAATTTTGTGCCGATGAAGACATTGAGTTCTATGTAACGAGCGGTGGAATTGATTTCTTTGTGTATCCGCTATTGGAGCCGTTCGGTATTCCACGCGAACGGATATATTGCAACGGCAGCGATTTCAGCGGCGAACGCATTCGCATCACTTGGCCGCACGCCTGTGAAGAGCCATGCACCAACGAATGCGGTATGTGCAAGACGACAATTGTACGCCGCTTCCCTGCATCTGAATACGAGCGTATCGTCATTGGCGACAGTGTAACGGATTTTGCAGCCGCTAAAATCGTCGATTTCGTCTATGCCCGCGCTCAGCTTATTGATAAGTGCAAACTGCTAAACCTGAATTATTCACCATTCACAACATTCTATGACATTATGAATCATATGAAAAAATAA